From Astyanax mexicanus isolate ESR-SI-001 chromosome 11, AstMex3_surface, whole genome shotgun sequence, the proteins below share one genomic window:
- the LOC111197130 gene encoding NACHT, LRR and PYD domains-containing protein 12-like isoform X4, translated as MEKPPDFSGGGEEHSCVSRKSDWSKGKPPDFSGGGKEHSCVSMKSDRSMGKPPDLSGGGEEHSCVSMKSDRFMGNPPDLSGGAAPSNSEQRSSETDLNIHTQLGVTGPVQQDLHQPAHNDLLKVIEKHKTRMKKKYETLFEGIKSEENKTLLNRIYTQLYIIEGETEGVNEEHEVLQMEKTPRRHIEETPINCSDIFKPLQDDLRHKERKEDKELRTVLTKGIAGIGKTVSVQKFILDWAEGKANQDVDFMFVLPFRELNLIEDNQYSLHELLCVFHPQLKDLDLKIFEEHKVVFIFDGLDESRIALDFSNSKKLSDTTMTSSISALMTNLFSGELLPSARIWITCRPAAAHKIPPEQISRVTEIQGFNDPQKEEYFRKRISDQDQAQKIISHIKTTRSVHIMCHIPVFCWISSTVLQEIVKQGHTEIPKTLTEMYSHFLITQVNRKKEKYEGKEETDPEKLLESNRTNLLKLAELAFEQLMKKNVMFYEEDLRECGIDVPEASVYSGVFTEIFREECVIYQRKVYSFVHLSFQEFLAAVYLIHCYETQNTKVLRQFEELSRKYLADPFDDPYYASSDSESISGSINSEMCYDHSESESSVDNSNSEKIHCRDLNKHVSLKEVLIGAVCKAVKSQNAHLDLFLRFLLGISLESNQRLLQGLLNQTHTHLEEVTEIIKSLIKKESQLLHRSPSTERVINLFLCLSEVNDQSLSREIQEYLQSENQSEKCLSSGQCSVLACMLLTSEEVLEELDLKKYNTSVEGYRRLIPAVTACRRAVFVGCNITSYVCDAVSSVLESVNSSLKELDLSENELRDDGVMLLSEGLKSSHCKLEKLRLSFCMVTEEGCSYLASALELNPFYLRELDLSYNHPGESGVKLLSELQEDPQCKLETLRVNHGGEIRLKPGIVKYADACELTLDPNTVSRFLSLSDGNREVKRVEADQPYPDHPDRFECWDQDQVLSAESLTGRCYWEVKWSGRRTPVIAVSYRGIRRKVHSEDSLFGRNNQSWSLEYSNKRYCVYHNKEKISELYLRYCTERVGVYVDWKAGILKFYSIYPGKHIMKDLCTVQTTFTEPLYAGFRVSEFQGSVCVCKLE; from the exons GCAGCGCTCATCAGAAACAGACCTAAACATACACACTCAGCTGGGAGTTACTGGACCTGTGCAACAGGATCTTCACCAACCAGCACACAATGATCTGCTCAAAGTTATAGAGAAACACAAAACACGCATGAAGAAGAAGTACGAGACTTTATTTGAGGGAATTAAATCAGAAGAGAATAAAACCCTCCTGAACAGGATTTACACAcagctctacatcatagagggagagaCTGAAGGGGTGAATGAAGAACATGAGGTGTTACAGATGGAGAAAACACCCAGGAGACACATAGAAGAAACTCCAATCAACTGCTCAGATATCTTTAAACCTCTACAAGATGATCTCagacacaaagaaagaaaagaggataaagagctcagaactgtgctgactaaaggcattgctggaattggaaaaactgtctctgtgcagaagttcattctggactgggctgaggGAAAAGCCAATCAagatgtagatttcatgtttgtgcTTCCATTCAGGGAGCTGAACTTGATTGAAGACAATCAATACAGTCTTCATGAACTCCTGTGTGTCTTCCATCCTCAACTTAAAGACCTGGATCTGAAGATCTTTGAGGAGCACAAAGTTGTGTTCATATTTGACGGtctggatgaaagcagaattGCATTGGACTTCTCAAATAGTAAGAAATTATCTGATACAACCATGACATCATCAATTAGTGCGCTGATGACAAACCTCTTCAGTGGAGAGCTGCTTCCTTCTGCTCGAATCTGGATCACCTGCCGACCAGCAGCAGCCCATAAGATCCCTCCTGAACAAATCAGCCGTGTGACAGAAATCCAGGGGTTTAATGATccacagaaggaggagtacttcaggaagagaatCAGTGACCAAGACCAGGCCCAGAAAATCATCTCCCACATTAAGACCACGAGGAGCgtccacatcatgtgccacatccccgtcttctgctggatctcatcCACTGTGCTTCAGGAAATCGTGAAACAAGGTCACacagaaatccctaaaactcTGACTGAAATGTACTCCCACTTCCTGATCACTCAGGTAAACAGGAAGAAGGAGAAgtatgaggggaaagaagagacAGACCCAGAGAAACTGCTGGAATCCAACAGAACCAATCTTCTGAAACTGGCTGAACTGGCTTTCGAACAGCTGATGAAGAAGAACGTGATGTTCtatgaagaggacctgagagagtgCGGCATTGACGTCCCTGAAGCCTCTGTGTACTCTGGGGTTTTCACTGAGATCTTTAGGGAGGAGTGTGTGATTTACCAGAGGAAGGTCTACAGCTTCgttcatctgagctttcaggagttcctgGCTGCTGTTTATCTGATTCACTGCTACGAGACACAGAACACAAAGGTATTGAGGCAGTTTGAAGAACTCTCCCGGAAATACCTTGCTGACCCCTTTGATGACCCCTATTATGCCAGCAGTGACAGTGAAAGTATTAGTGGCAGCATTAACAGTGAGATGTGTTACGATCACAGTGAGAGTGAGAGCTCTGTGGACAACAGCAACAGTGAGAAAATCCACTGTAGAGATCTAAACAAGCATGTGAGTCTAAAAGAGGTGCTAATAGGAGCTGTTTGTAAAGCTGTTAAGAGTCAGAATGCACATCTGGATCTTTTTCTCCGTTTCCTGCTGGGCATCTCACTGGAATCCAATCAGAGACTTCTGCAGGGTCTTCtgaatcaaacacacacacacttagaggaAGTGACAGAGATCATCAAGAGTTTAATCAAAAAAGAAAGTCAACTTTTACACAGATCACCTTCTACTGAGAGAGTCATcaatctgtttctctgtctgtctgaagtAAATGATCAGTCTCTCTCCAGAGAGATCCAGGAGTATCTACAATCAGAGAACCAATCAGAAAAGTGTCTCTCTTCTGGACAGTGTTCAGTACTAGCCTGCATGCTCCTGACCTCTGAGGAGGTTCTGGAGGAGCTggatctgaagaaatacaacacaTCAGTGGAGGGTTATAGGAGACTGATCCCAGCTGTGACTGCCTGcagaagagctgt ATTTGTTGGCTGTAATATCACCAGTTACGTTTGTGATGCCGTTTCCTCTGTTCTGGAATCAGTAAACTCCtctctgaaagagctggacctcagtgaGAATGAACTGCGGGATGATGGAGTGATGCTACTCTCTGaaggactgaagagttcacactgtaaactggagaaactcag ATTATCTTTTTGTATGGTTACAGAGGAAGGTTGTTCTTATCTGGCTTCAGCTCTGGAGTTAAACCCTTTCTATCTGAGAGAATTAGATCTAAGCTACAATCACCCAGGAGAGTctggagtgaagctgctctctgaacTACAGGAGGATCCACagtgtaaactggagacactgag ggtgaatcATGGAGGGGAGATCAGGCTAAAACCAGGAATAGTGAAat atgcaGATGCCTGTGAGCTCACTCTGGACCCAAACACAGTGAGCAGATTCCTGTCTCTGTCTGATGGGAACAGAGAGGTGAAGCGTGTGGAAGCGGATCAGCCGTATCCAGATCATCCGGACCGGTTTGAGTGTTGGGATCAGGATCAGGTTCTAAGTGCGGAGAGTCtgactggacgctgttactgggaggttaAGTGGAGTGGACGGAGGACGCCGGTTATAGCCGTGTCATACAGAGGGATCAGGAGGAAAGTACACAGTGAAGACAGTCTGTTTGGACGAAATAATCAGTCCTGGAGTCTGGAGTACTCTAATAAACGTTACTGTGTTTATCACAATAAAGAGAAAATTTCTGAACTCTACCTTCGATACTGCACTgagagagtaggagtgtatgtggactggaAGGCTGGTATTCTGAAATTCTACAGTATATATCCTGGCAAACACATAATGAAGGACTTATGCACAGTCCAAACCACATTTACTGAACCACTGTACGCAGGGTTCAGGGTTTCAGAGTTTCagggttcagtgtgtgtgtgtaagttagaATAG
- the LOC111197130 gene encoding NACHT, LRR and PYD domains-containing protein 12-like isoform X5, translated as MEKPPDFSGGGEEHSCVSRKSDWSKGKPPDFSGGGKEHSCVSMKSDRSMGKPPDLSGGGEEHSCVSMKSDRFMGNPPDLSGGAAPSNSEQRSSETDLNIHTQLGVTGPVQQDLHQPAHNDLLKVIEKHKTRMKKKYETLFEGIKSEENKTLLNRIYTQLYIIEGETEGVNEEHEVLQMEKTPRRHIEETPINCSDIFKPLQDDLRHKERKEDKELRTVLTKGIAGIGKTVSVQKFILDWAEGKANQDVDFMFVLPFRELNLIEDNQYSLHELLCVFHPQLKDLDLKIFEEHKVVFIFDGLDESRIALDFSNSKKLSDTTMTSSISALMTNLFSGELLPSARIWITCRPAAAHKIPPEQISRVTEIQGFNDPQKEEYFRKRISDQDQAQKIISHIKTTRSVHIMCHIPVFCWISSTVLQEIVKQGHTEIPKTLTEMYSHFLITQVNRKKEKYEGKEETDPEKLLESNRTNLLKLAELAFEQLMKKNVMFYEEDLRECGIDVPEASVYSGVFTEIFREECVIYQRKVYSFVHLSFQEFLAAVYLIHCYETQNTKVLRQFEELSRKYLADPFDDPYYASSDSESISGSINSEMCYDHSESESSVDNSNSEKIHCRDLNKHVSLKEVLIGAVCKAVKSQNAHLDLFLRFLLGISLESNQRLLQGLLNQTHTHLEEVTEIIKSLIKKESQLLHRSPSTERVINLFLCLSEVNDQSLSREIQEYLQSENQSEKCLSSGQCSVLACMLLTSEEVLEELDLKKYNTSVEGYRRLIPAVTACRRAVLVGCNFTSFSCSGLSSVLESVNSSLKELDLSENELRDYGVKKLSEGLKSSHCKLEKLRLSFCMVTEEGCSYLASALELNPFYLRELDLSYNHPGESGVKLLSELQEDPQCKLETLRVNHGGEIRLKPGIVKYADACELTLDPNTVSRFLSLSDGNREVKRVEADQPYPDHPDRFECWDQDQVLSAESLTGRCYWEVKWSGRRTPVIAVSYRGIRRKVHSEDSLFGRNNQSWSLEYSNKRYCVYHNKEKISELYLRYCTERVGVYVDWKAGILKFYSIYPGKHIMKDLCTVQTTFTEPLYAGFRVSEFQGSVCVCKLE; from the exons GCAGCGCTCATCAGAAACAGACCTAAACATACACACTCAGCTGGGAGTTACTGGACCTGTGCAACAGGATCTTCACCAACCAGCACACAATGATCTGCTCAAAGTTATAGAGAAACACAAAACACGCATGAAGAAGAAGTACGAGACTTTATTTGAGGGAATTAAATCAGAAGAGAATAAAACCCTCCTGAACAGGATTTACACAcagctctacatcatagagggagagaCTGAAGGGGTGAATGAAGAACATGAGGTGTTACAGATGGAGAAAACACCCAGGAGACACATAGAAGAAACTCCAATCAACTGCTCAGATATCTTTAAACCTCTACAAGATGATCTCagacacaaagaaagaaaagaggataaagagctcagaactgtgctgactaaaggcattgctggaattggaaaaactgtctctgtgcagaagttcattctggactgggctgaggGAAAAGCCAATCAagatgtagatttcatgtttgtgcTTCCATTCAGGGAGCTGAACTTGATTGAAGACAATCAATACAGTCTTCATGAACTCCTGTGTGTCTTCCATCCTCAACTTAAAGACCTGGATCTGAAGATCTTTGAGGAGCACAAAGTTGTGTTCATATTTGACGGtctggatgaaagcagaattGCATTGGACTTCTCAAATAGTAAGAAATTATCTGATACAACCATGACATCATCAATTAGTGCGCTGATGACAAACCTCTTCAGTGGAGAGCTGCTTCCTTCTGCTCGAATCTGGATCACCTGCCGACCAGCAGCAGCCCATAAGATCCCTCCTGAACAAATCAGCCGTGTGACAGAAATCCAGGGGTTTAATGATccacagaaggaggagtacttcaggaagagaatCAGTGACCAAGACCAGGCCCAGAAAATCATCTCCCACATTAAGACCACGAGGAGCgtccacatcatgtgccacatccccgtcttctgctggatctcatcCACTGTGCTTCAGGAAATCGTGAAACAAGGTCACacagaaatccctaaaactcTGACTGAAATGTACTCCCACTTCCTGATCACTCAGGTAAACAGGAAGAAGGAGAAgtatgaggggaaagaagagacAGACCCAGAGAAACTGCTGGAATCCAACAGAACCAATCTTCTGAAACTGGCTGAACTGGCTTTCGAACAGCTGATGAAGAAGAACGTGATGTTCtatgaagaggacctgagagagtgCGGCATTGACGTCCCTGAAGCCTCTGTGTACTCTGGGGTTTTCACTGAGATCTTTAGGGAGGAGTGTGTGATTTACCAGAGGAAGGTCTACAGCTTCgttcatctgagctttcaggagttcctgGCTGCTGTTTATCTGATTCACTGCTACGAGACACAGAACACAAAGGTATTGAGGCAGTTTGAAGAACTCTCCCGGAAATACCTTGCTGACCCCTTTGATGACCCCTATTATGCCAGCAGTGACAGTGAAAGTATTAGTGGCAGCATTAACAGTGAGATGTGTTACGATCACAGTGAGAGTGAGAGCTCTGTGGACAACAGCAACAGTGAGAAAATCCACTGTAGAGATCTAAACAAGCATGTGAGTCTAAAAGAGGTGCTAATAGGAGCTGTTTGTAAAGCTGTTAAGAGTCAGAATGCACATCTGGATCTTTTTCTCCGTTTCCTGCTGGGCATCTCACTGGAATCCAATCAGAGACTTCTGCAGGGTCTTCtgaatcaaacacacacacacttagaggaAGTGACAGAGATCATCAAGAGTTTAATCAAAAAAGAAAGTCAACTTTTACACAGATCACCTTCTACTGAGAGAGTCATcaatctgtttctctgtctgtctgaagtAAATGATCAGTCTCTCTCCAGAGAGATCCAGGAGTATCTACAATCAGAGAACCAATCAGAAAAGTGTCTCTCTTCTGGACAGTGTTCAGTACTAGCCTGCATGCTCCTGACCTCTGAGGAGGTTCTGGAGGAGCTggatctgaagaaatacaacacaTCAGTGGAGGGTTATAGGAGACTGATCCCAGCTGTGACTGCCTGcagaagagctgt ACTGGTTGGCTGTAATTTTACCAGTTTCAGTTGTTCTGGCCTTTCCTCTGTTCTGGAATCAGTAAACTCCtctctgaaagagctggacctcagtgaGAATGAACTGCGGGATTATGGAGTGAAGAAGCTCTCTGaaggactgaagagttcacactgtaaactggagaaactcag ATTATCTTTTTGTATGGTTACAGAGGAAGGTTGTTCTTATCTGGCTTCAGCTCTGGAGTTAAACCCTTTCTATCTGAGAGAATTAGATCTAAGCTACAATCACCCAGGAGAGTctggagtgaagctgctctctgaacTACAGGAGGATCCACagtgtaaactggagacactgag ggtgaatcATGGAGGGGAGATCAGGCTAAAACCAGGAATAGTGAAat atgcaGATGCCTGTGAGCTCACTCTGGACCCAAACACAGTGAGCAGATTCCTGTCTCTGTCTGATGGGAACAGAGAGGTGAAGCGTGTGGAAGCGGATCAGCCGTATCCAGATCATCCGGACCGGTTTGAGTGTTGGGATCAGGATCAGGTTCTAAGTGCGGAGAGTCtgactggacgctgttactgggaggttaAGTGGAGTGGACGGAGGACGCCGGTTATAGCCGTGTCATACAGAGGGATCAGGAGGAAAGTACACAGTGAAGACAGTCTGTTTGGACGAAATAATCAGTCCTGGAGTCTGGAGTACTCTAATAAACGTTACTGTGTTTATCACAATAAAGAGAAAATTTCTGAACTCTACCTTCGATACTGCACTgagagagtaggagtgtatgtggactggaAGGCTGGTATTCTGAAATTCTACAGTATATATCCTGGCAAACACATAATGAAGGACTTATGCACAGTCCAAACCACATTTACTGAACCACTGTACGCAGGGTTCAGGGTTTCAGAGTTTCagggttcagtgtgtgtgtgtaagttagaATAG